One window of the Rosa rugosa chromosome 3, drRosRugo1.1, whole genome shotgun sequence genome contains the following:
- the LOC133736584 gene encoding protein MITOFERRINLIKE 1, chloroplastic, translating into MESRLSASLGLPSPNPGHHHSQTSDDFHNLFTHFASPTTSHIPFFASTTTATKWASNTRPPKAKSIMKNLSVFERALIGAGGGGIAGAFTYFCLHPLDTIKTKLQTKGASEVYANAFDAVLKTFQTKGVLGFYSGISAVIVGSTASSAVYFGTCEMGKSFLSKLPNYPPILIPPTAGAMGNIVSSAIMVPKELITQRMQAGARGRSWQVLLKILENDGVLGLYAGYSATLLRNLPAGVLSYSSFEYLKAAVLSKTKQAQMEPIQSVICGALAGAISASITTPLDVVKTRLMTQNVNKVAAFVQSGVSETVKQILKEEGLVGFTRGMGPRVLHSACFSALGYFAFETARLAILNEYIKRKELQEIGDAPA; encoded by the coding sequence ATGGAGAGCAGACTCTCCGCCTCTCTAGGCCTCCCCTCTCCAAACCCAGGCCACCACCATTCTCAAACCTCCGATGACTTCCACAACCTCTTCACCCACTTCGCCTCCCCAACCACATCTCACATCCCATTCTTCgcctccaccaccaccgccaccaaatGGGCCTCCAACACCCGCCCGCCCAAGGCCAAGTCCATAATGAAGAACCTCTCCGTCTTCGAGCGGGCCCTCATCGGCGCCGGCGGCGGAGGCATCGCCGGAGCCTTCACCTACTTCTGCCTCCACCCCCTCGACACCATCAAGACCAAGCTCCAGACCAAAGGCGCCTCCGAAGTCTACGCCAACGCCTTCGACGCCGTCCTCAAGACCTTCCAGACCAAGGGCGTCCTGGGGTTTTACAGCGGCATCTCCGCCGTCATCGTCGGCTCCACCGCCTCCTCCGCCGTCTACTTCGGCACCTGCGAGATGGGGAAGTCGTTTCTCTCCAAATTACCCAACTACCCCCCGATCCTCATCCCTCCCACCGCCGGCGCCATGGGCAACATCGTCTCTTCGGCCATAATGGTGCCCAAGGAGCTCATCACGCAGCGGATGCAGGCCGGGGCCAGAGGCCGGTCCTGGCAGGTGTTGCTGAAGATCCTCGAAAACGACGGCGTTTTGGGCCTCTACGCAGGCTACTCCGCAACCTTGCTCAGAAACTTGCCCGCCGGGGTCTTGAGCTACTCTTCCTTCGAGTACCTGAAAGCCGCGGTCCTGAGCAAGACGAAGCAGGCCCAAATGGAGCCCATTCAGAGCGTGATTTGCGGCGCCTTGGCCGGAGCTATCTCGGCCTCCATTACGACGCCGTTGGACGTTGTGAAGACGAGGCTGATGACTCAGAATGTGAATAAGGTGGCTGCTTTCGTGCAGAGTGGGGTTTCGGAGACGGTGAAGCAGATTCTGAAAGAAGAAGGGTTGGTGGGATTCACAAGAGGAATGGGGCCGAGGGTTCTTCATAGTGCCTGCTTTTCGGCATTGGGCTACTTTGCTTTCGAGACGGCTAGGCTTGCGATTTTGAATGAGTATATCAAGAGGAAGGAGTTGCAAGAAATTGGTGATGCTCCGGCTTGA
- the LOC133737557 gene encoding uncharacterized protein LOC133737557, with protein MASIQTVSYSFLVNGEVRGYVRPSRGIRQGDPLSPYLFILCAEGLSSLIEFFAQQQWIHSIKVTPTAPILHHLLFADDSFLFGSATEEEYILGVQRVDKHENYLGLPTHVGRSKTAALAYLKEKLTKKVVNWRAKLLSGAGKEILIKAVTQTVPMYVMNCYMLPLGLCDDMHQLCAGFWWGDSEEKTKIHWRSWERLCVSKKEGGMGFKNLHWFNKAMLAKQSWRLLQNPNSLLARLYKAIYFPNDEYLTAGLGDTPSFSWRSIVEARQVLVQGLRWQVGNGERIEIWNHNWIPDVYPRGPSSPPPYDAPRFVEELIDPITRSWDVNLLARNNQLWEHKRQHVSEAVLLTMAGNKKGGGAGVVIRDANGDFQVGAARPLPLVTSPFHAELMALKEGINLAVALQNE; from the exons ATGGCTAGTATCCAAACAGTCAGTTATTCCTTCTTAGTGAATGGAGAAGTTCGGGGTTATGTTCGACCATCTAGGGGTATTAGACAAGGTGATCCATTGTCACCTTATCTATTTATCTTATGTGCTGAAGGGTTGTCTTCTCTGATTGAGTTTTTTGCACAGCAGCAATGGATTCACAGTATCAAGGTTACTCCTACTGCACCGATTTTGCATCATTTAttgtttgcagatgatagttTTTTGTTTGGCTCTGCAACTGAAGAGGAAT ATATCCTTGGGGTGCAAAGGGTGGATAAACATGAGAACTATCTTGGCTTGCCTACCCATGTTGGAAGATCAAAGACAGCTGCACTCGCTTACTTGAAAGAGAAACTTACAAAGAAAGTCGTCAACTGGAGAGCCAAATTATTAAGCGGTGCAGGTaaagaaattttaattaaagctGTTACTCAAACCGTTCCAATGTATGTGATGAACTGCTATATGCTCCCTTTGGGTCTCTGTGATGATATGCATCAGTTATGTGCTGGTTTCTGGTGGGGGGATTCCGAGGAGAAAACTAAAATTCACTGGAGATCTTGGGAACGGTTATGTGTTTCTAAGAAGGAGGGTGGTATGGGCTTTAAGAACTTGCATTGGTTTAATAAGGCTATGTTGGCTAAACAAAGTTGGCGGTTGCTACAGAATCCAAATTCATTGCTAGCTAGATTGTATAAAGCTATTTATTTTCCTAATGATGAGTATCTCACAGCTGGTTTAGGGGATACACCCTCATTTTCATGGAGGAGCATTGTGGAAGCTAGGCAGGTGTTAGTACAGGGTCTCAGATGGCAGGTTGGGAATGGTGAGCGTATTGAGATATGGAATCATAATTGGATTCCAGATGTGTACCCCAGAGGGCCATCTTCACCTCCTCCGTATGATGCACCCCGTTTTGTTGAGGAGCTTATTGACCCAATTACTCGGAGTTGGGATGTAAATCTACTTGCCAG GAACAACCAATTATGGGAACATAAGAGACAACATGTATCTGAGGCTGTGTTGCTCACTATGG CCGGCAACAAGAAAGGGGGGGGTGCTGGAGTTGTGATCCGAGATGCTAATGGTGATTTTCAAGTTGGTGCTGCTAGACCTCTCCCTTTAGTAACGTCACCTTTCCATGCAGAATTGATGGCGTTAAAGGAAGGGATCAATTTGGCAGTGGCATTACAGAATGAGTAG